One genomic window of Caenorhabditis elegans chromosome I includes the following:
- the Y105E8A.13 gene encoding CSN8_PSD8_EIF3K domain-containing protein (Confirmed by transcript evidence): MSSGDILQEAFNATVSRDYEKAVAVIREVLSSSTDHSFSVEQLELIDHVYSCILNTSHYDESLIEVCWEWIDAIERSPRTVDIRAISSSQLSIYYAYHTICRVQERMPRKPTHQQVRKDTWTRITHSFSYLWAAATQLWKPYELDRLDVLCSWSYLCIQFADVASEEVLAVIESSKDLSKEVLSNVIVIENGHQANQRLLTVERNLRDARALAEKLGKRIVKPTAAEDTQTATASPADEYLSPPIAKKWCDGI, from the exons atGTCCAGCGGAGATATTTTACAGGAGGCATTCAATGCAACAGTCTCTAGAGACtatgaaaa agccGTTGCAGTAATCCGAGAAGTTCTGTCAAGTTCAACAGATCACTCATTTTCTGTTGAACAACTCGAATTGATTGATCATGTTTATTCGTGTATACTTAATACTAGTCATTATGATGAATCCCTTATTGAG GTGTGTTGGGAATGGATCGACGCGATCGAGCGCAGCCCCCGCACCGTCGATATCCGTGCAATTTCGAGTTCCCAGCTAAGCATTTATTATGCTTATCACACAATTTGTCGGGTGCAAGAACGTATGCCACGTAAGCCAACTCATCAACAAGTGCGCAAGGACACGTGGACACGGATTACTCATAGCTTCAG ctaCCTCTGGGCAGCAGCCACTCAACTGTGGAAGCCCTATGAGCTTGACCGTCTCGATGTCCTCTGCAGTTGGTCCTACTTGTGCATTCAATTCGCCGATGTTGCCAGTGAAGAAGTTCTCGCTGTAATTGAg agctCCAAGGACTTATCCAAAGAAGTTCTATCAAATGTGATTGTTATTGAAAACGGCCACCAAGCTAACCAACGTCTCCTGACAGTCGAACGGAACCTTCGAGATGCCAGAGCACTGGCTGAGAAGCTCGGAAAACGAATCGTAAAGCCAACTGCGGCAGAAGACACCCAAACTGCAACTGCTTCCCCGGCAGACGAGTACCTATCCCCACCTATTGCAAAGAAATGGTGTGATGGAATCTGA
- the Y105E8A.13 gene encoding Terminase small subunit (Confirmed by transcript evidence) — protein MPRKPTHQQVRKDTWTRITHSFSYLWAAATQLWKPYELDRLDVLCSWSYLCIQFADVASEEVLAVIESSKDLSKEVLSNVIVIENGHQANQRLLTVERNLRDARALAEKLGKRIVKPTAAEDTQTATASPADEYLSPPIAKKWCDGI, from the exons ATGCCACGTAAGCCAACTCATCAACAAGTGCGCAAGGACACGTGGACACGGATTACTCATAGCTTCAG ctaCCTCTGGGCAGCAGCCACTCAACTGTGGAAGCCCTATGAGCTTGACCGTCTCGATGTCCTCTGCAGTTGGTCCTACTTGTGCATTCAATTCGCCGATGTTGCCAGTGAAGAAGTTCTCGCTGTAATTGAg agctCCAAGGACTTATCCAAAGAAGTTCTATCAAATGTGATTGTTATTGAAAACGGCCACCAAGCTAACCAACGTCTCCTGACAGTCGAACGGAACCTTCGAGATGCCAGAGCACTGGCTGAGAAGCTCGGAAAACGAATCGTAAAGCCAACTGCGGCAGAAGACACCCAAACTGCAACTGCTTCCCCGGCAGACGAGTACCTATCCCCACCTATTGCAAAGAAATGGTGTGATGGAATCTGA
- the Y105E8A.14 gene encoding E3 ubiquitin-protein ligase (Confirmed by transcript evidence), protein MNASTSSPSQQLQQAINSTIDKECAVCYSEMILPTTIPSCGHKFCFICLKGVSVSNNGDCPICRGPIDSQIFKKPLQAVDLKMDIPGTPSAAAPDPVVKQEVDDEDVKPDVKKLQEELKKQQAAAAAQKMFWLYRGRHQGWWRFDPRIEKEIEEAFTHQMPMTEVTICGNPYIVDFSQMCQYPKNQSNYSRNVKRVNSTDFDSLNVKGMSGVFVATTSPPAAAN, encoded by the exons ATGAACGCGAGTACCAGCTCGCCGAGCCAGCAGCTGCAACAAGCGATAAACTCAACAATAGACAAAGAATGCGCAGTGTGCTATTCCGAGATGATCCTTCCCACCACAATCCCATCGTGCGGTCACAAGTTCTGCTTCATATGCCTCAAGGGTGTCAGCGTGTCGAACAACGGAGACTGCCCGATCTGCCGTGGCCCAATCGACTCACAGATCTTCAAGAAGCCACTGCAGGCCGTTGATCTGAAGATGGATATTCCAGGGACTCCTTCAGCAGCAGCCCCAGATCCAGTAGTGAAGCAAGAAGTCGATGACGAAGACGTGAAGCCAGACGTGAAAAAGCTTCAAGAAGAACTCAAAAAACAGCAGGCAGCTGCTGCAGCTCAGAAAATGTTCTGGCTATACCGTGGACGTCATCAGGGATGGTGGAGATTCGATCCACGTATTGAGAAGGAAATCGAGGAAGCATTCACACATCAGATGCCGATGACAGAAGTGACAATCTGTGGGAATCCGTATATCGTCGATTTCTCGCAAATGTGCCAGTATCCGAAGAATCAGAGCAATTATTCGCGTAATGTGAA gcGCGTGAACAGTACGGATTTCGATTCGTTGAATGTGAAGGGAATGTCTGGAGTATTCGTTGCCACCACGTCACCACCAGCAGCAGCCAATTaa
- the rps-20 gene encoding Small ribosomal subunit protein uS10 (Confirmed by transcript evidence), with the protein MAVAFKNEKAITDNSEHRIRLTLTSQNVKPLEKVCAQLIDGAKNEHLIVKGPIRMPTKVLRITTRKTPCGEGSKTWDRFQMRIHKRLINLHAPAEVLRQITSISIEPGVDIEVTRAD; encoded by the exons ATG GCTGTCGCTTTCAAGAATGAGAAGGCTATTACCGACAATTCGGAGCACCGCATCCGTCTGACCTTGACCTCCCAAAACGTTAAGCCGCTTGAGAAGG TCTGCGCTCAGCTCATCGACGGAGCCAAGAACGAGCACCTTATTGTCAAGGGCCCAATCCGCATGCCGACCAAGGTGCTCCGCATCACCACCCGCAAGACCCCATGCGGAGAGGGATCCAAGACCTGGGATCGCTTCCAg ATGCGCATCCACAAGCGTCTCATCAACCTCCACGCTCCAGCTGAGGTCCTCCGCCAAATCACTTCGATCTCCATCGAGCCAGGAGTCGATATTGAGGTCACCAGAGCCGACTAA
- the ekl-4 gene encoding DNA methyltransferase 1-associated protein 1 (Confirmed by transcript evidence) yields MIGDVHQILQSTEAPKDATKKPPKPGTSAPRKPEGMKRELFNLMSGKDLTAVMPTDVKKTYKQKFQTGFRSVRKYKWMPFTNESRDDGLMLHHWVRADKVEAMQPYPFSRFNKVIDIPIYTDDEYENYLKIAKWSREETDYLFDTCRMFDLRWPIVYDRFDCKKFNQNRTVEDLKERFYSITYELGILRDPSSSPTAYDAEHERRRKEQLNKQWNRTAEQLQEEEDLTAELRRIELRKKEREKKAHDLQKLINMSEQQPASPSAGGIGGAASAKRKNAFRTKAGSISTTATTFFNPLDISVTALRFSEFKSSGAHFRCQEMKLPTNIGQKKLKNIEVVLEKCKMEMNPVASEPIMKTYNDFRSQIMLAQELKSAMQTAEFELESIRTRMQENGKDFDIEPRFRISQLPEGGIDDDFIGGKGQPATNRRITSYIDASSKDLTAIASRKRKTIATTPTITTTTSSSFVSSSNSPSTSAASDPKRIRKI; encoded by the exons atgatTGGCGACGTTCATCAGATCCTCCAGAGCACGGAAGCACCCAAAGATGCCACGAAAAAGCCGCCGAAACCCGGAACCTCGGCTCCACGAAAGCCTGAAGGAATGAAGAGAGAGCTTTTCAACTTGATGTCAGGCAAGGATTTGACTGCAGTGATGCCTACGGATGTGAAGAAGACCTATAAGCAAAAGTTTCAG ACAGGATTTCGCTCTGTTCGGAAGTATAAATGGATGCCATTCACAAATGAGTCGCGGGATGACGGCCTGATGCTTCATCATTGGGTTCGGGCCGACAAGGTGGAGGCCATGCAGCCTTACCCATTTTCAAGGTTCAATAAG GTGATTGATATTCCAATATATACCGACGATGAGTATGAAAATTAcctaaaaatcgcaaaatggTCGCGGGAAGAGACTGATTATCTATTCGACACGTGCCGAATGTTCGATCTTCGCTGGCCAATCGTCTACGACAGATTTGATTGCAAAAAGTTCAATCAAAATCGCACAGTGGAGGATTTAAAAGAGCGCTTCTACTCGATAACCTATGAGCTGGGCATTCTAAGAGATCCAAGCTCATCACCGACGGCTTATGATGCAGAACACGAGCGTCGGCGTAAAGAACAACTGAATAAGCAATGGAATCGAACGGCTGAGCAGCTTCAAGAGGAAGAAGATCTCACTGCAGAGCTCAGAAGAATTGAATTAAGGAAGAAAGAGAGGGAGAAGAAGGCTCATGACCTTCAAAAGCTTATTAATATGTCTGAACAGCAGCCTGCTAGTCCGTCTGCAGGGGGTATTGGAGGGGCTGCAAGTGCAAAGAGGAAGAATGCGTTTAGAACGAAAGCTGGTTCGATTTCGACGACGGCTACCACTTTCTTTAATCCG TTGGACATCTCAGTGACTGCTCTTCGTTTTTCGGAATTTAAATCATCTGGAGCACATTTCCGTTGTCAAGAAATGAAACTTCCAACGAATATTGGacagaaaaagctgaaaaatatcgaaGTTGTACTCGAAAAGTGTAAAATGG aaatgaaTCCAGTAGCGTCTGAACCAATAATGAAGACGTATAATGATTTCCGTTCACAAATAATGCTTGCACAAGAACTAAAATCAGCAATGCAGACTGCAGAATTCGAATTGGAAAGTATTCGAACGCGAATgcaagaaaatggaaaagattTCGATATTGAACCCCGTTTTAGAATTTCTCAGCTACCTGAAGGTGGTATTGATGATGATTTTATTGGTGGAAAAGGACAACCGGCAACTAATCGACGAATTACTTCATATATTGATGCTAGTTCTAAGGATCTTACTGCG ATAGCGTCCCGAAAGCGAAAAACAATTGCAACAACTCCAACAATTACTACTActacatcatcatcatttgtCTCCTCATCGAATTCTCCATCAACATCAGCTGCTAGTGATCCGAaaagaatcagaaaaatttaa
- the ekl-4 gene encoding DNA methyltransferase 1-associated protein 1 (Confirmed by transcript evidence), producing the protein MIGDVHQILQSTEAPKDATKKPPKPGTSAPRKPEGMKRELFNLMSGKDLTAVMPTDVKKTYKQKFQTGFRSVRKYKWMPFTNESRDDGLMLHHWVRADKVEAMQPYPFSRFNKVIDIPIYTDDEYENYLKIAKWSREETDYLFDTCRMFDLRWPIVYDRFDCKKFNQNRTVEDLKERFYSITYELGILRDPSSSPTAYDAEHERRRKEQLNKQWNRTAEQLQEEEDLTAELRRIELRKKEREKKAHDLQKLINMSEQQPASPSAGGIGGAASAKRKNAFRTKAGSISTTATTFFNPLDISVTALRFSEFKSSGAHFRCQEMKLPTNIGQKKLKNIEVVLEKCKMEMNPVASEPIMKTYNDFRSQIMLAQELKSAMQTAEFELESIRTRMQENGKDFDIEPRFRISQLPEGGIDDDFIGGKGQPATNRRITSYIDASSKDLTAFQIASRKRKTIATTPTITTTTSSSFVSSSNSPSTSAASDPKRIRKI; encoded by the exons atgatTGGCGACGTTCATCAGATCCTCCAGAGCACGGAAGCACCCAAAGATGCCACGAAAAAGCCGCCGAAACCCGGAACCTCGGCTCCACGAAAGCCTGAAGGAATGAAGAGAGAGCTTTTCAACTTGATGTCAGGCAAGGATTTGACTGCAGTGATGCCTACGGATGTGAAGAAGACCTATAAGCAAAAGTTTCAG ACAGGATTTCGCTCTGTTCGGAAGTATAAATGGATGCCATTCACAAATGAGTCGCGGGATGACGGCCTGATGCTTCATCATTGGGTTCGGGCCGACAAGGTGGAGGCCATGCAGCCTTACCCATTTTCAAGGTTCAATAAG GTGATTGATATTCCAATATATACCGACGATGAGTATGAAAATTAcctaaaaatcgcaaaatggTCGCGGGAAGAGACTGATTATCTATTCGACACGTGCCGAATGTTCGATCTTCGCTGGCCAATCGTCTACGACAGATTTGATTGCAAAAAGTTCAATCAAAATCGCACAGTGGAGGATTTAAAAGAGCGCTTCTACTCGATAACCTATGAGCTGGGCATTCTAAGAGATCCAAGCTCATCACCGACGGCTTATGATGCAGAACACGAGCGTCGGCGTAAAGAACAACTGAATAAGCAATGGAATCGAACGGCTGAGCAGCTTCAAGAGGAAGAAGATCTCACTGCAGAGCTCAGAAGAATTGAATTAAGGAAGAAAGAGAGGGAGAAGAAGGCTCATGACCTTCAAAAGCTTATTAATATGTCTGAACAGCAGCCTGCTAGTCCGTCTGCAGGGGGTATTGGAGGGGCTGCAAGTGCAAAGAGGAAGAATGCGTTTAGAACGAAAGCTGGTTCGATTTCGACGACGGCTACCACTTTCTTTAATCCG TTGGACATCTCAGTGACTGCTCTTCGTTTTTCGGAATTTAAATCATCTGGAGCACATTTCCGTTGTCAAGAAATGAAACTTCCAACGAATATTGGacagaaaaagctgaaaaatatcgaaGTTGTACTCGAAAAGTGTAAAATGG aaatgaaTCCAGTAGCGTCTGAACCAATAATGAAGACGTATAATGATTTCCGTTCACAAATAATGCTTGCACAAGAACTAAAATCAGCAATGCAGACTGCAGAATTCGAATTGGAAAGTATTCGAACGCGAATgcaagaaaatggaaaagattTCGATATTGAACCCCGTTTTAGAATTTCTCAGCTACCTGAAGGTGGTATTGATGATGATTTTATTGGTGGAAAAGGACAACCGGCAACTAATCGACGAATTACTTCATATATTGATGCTAGTTCTAAGGATCTTACTGCG TTCCAGATAGCGTCCCGAAAGCGAAAAACAATTGCAACAACTCCAACAATTACTACTActacatcatcatcatttgtCTCCTCATCGAATTCTCCATCAACATCAGCTGCTAGTGATCCGAaaagaatcagaaaaatttaa